Below is a window of Clavibacter michiganensis subsp. tessellarius DNA.
CACCACGCGCGCGAGCTCGGGCTCGCCGAGGCCGGCGAGGTACGCGAGCGTCGCCGCCTGCACGGCGTCGAGGTAGCCGAGGAGGAGCTCCGGGCCGGTCCCCGCGAGGGCGGCGACGTCCTCCGGCGACTGCCCGTACCCGGTGGCGGACGCGTCGAACGGGAGGGCGAAGCGCTCCGCCCATCCGCCCGCGGTCCAGGACTGCGGTGCGCCCGCGACGTCGGCCACCTGCGCGTCCTGCACGCGGGCGAGGTGCCAGACGAGCCAGCCGACCGTGTTCGCCTCGTCGTCGGGGCGGTACGCCAGGTCGTCGGCGTCGAGCCCGTCGACCGCGTCGTGCACGATCTCGCCGATGCGTCCGTAGGCGTCGACGAGCAGGTCGATGGCGGGGGTCATGGGATCTCCTCGGGTCGGGTGCGCGCCCGGACGAGCGCCCTCCCATCCTGCTCCGCCCCCGGTCCGCGACGACGACGTGGCAGGCTCGCGGGGTGACGCGACTCTCCCCCGACGCCCCGTGGTCCACGCCGGACGACGACGCGTGGTGCCCCTGCACGAGCGGCGACGCCTACGGCGCGTGCTGCGGCCCGATCCACCGCGGCGACGTCGCGGCGCCCACGGCCGAGCGGCTGATGCGCTCGCGCTTCTCCGCCTACGCGCGCGGGGACGCCGCGCACCTCGCGCGGAGCTGGCACCCGTCGACGCGCCCCGCCGAGCTGGAGCTCGATCCCGGGATCCGGTGGTTCCGCCTCACGATCGTGCGAACCGCCCGCGGCGGGCCGGCGGACGCCACGGGCGTGGTCGAGTTCGAGGCGGCCTACCGGCACGACGGCGAGCGCGGCACGCAGCGCGAGGCGAGCCGCTTCGCCCGACACGGCGGATCCTGGGTCTACGTCGACGCGGAGTGACCCGCGGCGTCGCCGGTCAGGCCTCGCCGAACCCGGAGTCGATGAGCTCGACGAGCGCGGTGACCGCCTCCTCGGCGTCCTCCCCCGTCGCCTCGATGACGACGTGCGCGCCGCGCGTGAGGCCGAGCGCCATGACGCCCAGGAGCGACGCGGCGTTCTGCCCGTTCACGGTGATCGCGGACGAGTAGCCCGAGGCGCGCGTGACGAAGTCCGCCGCGGGACGCGCGTGCAGCCCGTCGCGGTTCACGAGCACGGCCTCGCCGCGCACCGTGCCGGCGCCTCCCGCGGGGGCGGGCTCCGAGCCGTCGGCGCGCGGATCCGGGGCGAGCCCGGCGTCGGCGTCCTCCTCCGCGTCGGCGGTAGAGGCCGACGCGGCGGCGGCGGCCACCTCCTCCAGGGTCCCGCCCGTCTCGGCGGCCACGGCCGCGGCGACGGCGCCCTCCACGAGCGGGGCGCGGACGACCACGACGCGGGCGCGGGCGTCGTCGTCGAGCAGGTCGACGGCGGTCTCGGCCGTGAGGTAGGCGGATCCGAGATCGGCCAGGACGACCACCCCGTCGCCGCCCTCCGCGTCGGCGAGCGCCTCGGCGACCACGTCGAAGCTCGTGCCGATGCCGGCGTCGTCGAGCGTGCCGTCGCCGGATCCCCCCGCGGGGACGAGCGCGACGGTCGGCGCCATCTGGCGCGCGAGGTCGACGAGGCCGTGCGCGATCAGGGCGCTGTGCGAGACGAGGACCAGCCCGACGCTCACGACGCGGCCCCCTCGGCGTCGCGGGCGGTCGAGGCCGCCGCGCGGAGGATCAGCGCGGACGACTGGGCGCCGGGATCGCGGTGCCCGATCGCGCGCTCGCCCAGGTAGGAGGCGCGGCCCTTGCGCGCGACGAGCGGCTCGGTCGCCTCGGCGCCGCGCTCGGCGGCATCGGCGGCGGCCGCGAGCACGTCGGCCGGCTCCGCCCCGGCGTCGGCGGCCTGTCGGGCCGCCTCGGCGGCAGGCCCCCAGGCATCCACCATGGTCTTGTCGCCCCGCTCGGCCTTGCCGCGGAGCACGATGCCGCCGACCGCCGCCTCGAGGAGGTCCGCCAGCGCGGGTCCGTCGAGGTCGACGCGGCCGGCGACGGCGGCGGAGGCTTTGAGGTACGCGGTGCCGAGGAGCGGGCCGGACGCGCCGCCCACGGTGGAGATGAGCGTGGTAGCGACGGCCTTCAGCGCGTCGGCCGGCGTCGCGTCGGCGGCGAGCGCGTCGAGCTTCGCGCCGACGGCGCTGAATCCGCGGTCGAGGTTCTCGCCGTGGTCGCCGTCGCCGATCTCGCGGTCGAGGGCGATGAGGTCGCCCCGGCTCGCGGCGATGACGCGCGCCGCCTCCGTGGTCCAGGCCACGGCCCAGTCGGTCCCTAGTGCCATCTGCTACCTCCCCCACCGCAGGGCGGCGGTCTGCACGGGTGAGTCCCACAGCTCGGTGAGCTCGTCGTCGAGCAGCAGCACCGTGAGGGACAGGCCCTCCATGTCGAGGGCCGTGACGTAGTCTCCCACGAGGCTCCGGGCGACGGTCAGGCCGGCCTCCTCGAGCACCGCGGCCGCGCGGGCGTAGGCGATGTAGAGCTCCGACAGCGGCGTCGCCCCCATCCCGTTCACCAGCAGGAGCACGCGGCTCCCGGCCGGCGCCCCCAGGTCCTCGAGGACGGGGTCGAGCAGCCGGTCGACGATGGCGTCCACGGGCTCCAGCGGCAGCTTCACCCGGCCGGGCTCGCCGTGGATGCCGATGCCGATCTCCATCTCGTCGTCCTCGAGCGCGAAGCTCGGCTCCCCCGCGTGCGGCACCGTGCAGGCGCGGATCGCGACGCCCATGCTGCGCACACCCGCGATCACCCGCTCGGCCACGCCTGCGACGGCGTCGAGGTCGTCGCCGCGCTCGGCCGCGGCCCCGGCGATCCGCTCCACCAGCACCGTCCCCGCGACGCCGCGTCGGCCGGCCGTGTAGAGCGAGTCGGTCACCGCGACGTCGTCGTCGACGACGACCGTCCGCACGCGCACGCCCTCCGCCTCCGCCAGCTCGGCCGCCGTCTCGAAGTTCAGGACGTCGCCCGTGTAGTTCTTCACGATGTGGAGGACGCCGGCGCCGGCGTCCACGGCGAGCGTGGCCGCGACGACGGGATCCGGAGTGGGGCTGGTGAACACCGGCCCGGGCACCGCGGCGTCCAGCATCCCGTGGCCGACGAAGCCCGCGTGCAGGGGCTCGTGCCCGCTGCCGCCTCCGCTGACGAGCGCGACGCGTCCGGGCCGGGTGGGCTCCGCGCGTCGGACGTACTGCGGGTCCGGGGACAGCGTCACGAGGTCGGCGTGCGCCGCGGCGAACCCCGCGACGGCCTCCTCGGCGACGGTCCTCGGGTCGTTGATCAGCTTCTTCACGGCGGCTCCTCGCGGGTCGCGGGCGGCGCGCGGGCGCCCGGGCGTCCGAGCCGGATCGAGGACGGGACTCGGTCGGCGGCGACTCGGGTGCGTGCTCAACATACGCCCGGCGGCGGGCACGGCACCGGGCGGGACGGACGGCCCCCGCAGGGCCGTGATCGGCGTCGCGGAGCGGCCACGCGCGGGCGGGCGCCCAGGTGCCCCGGCACTAGATTGGAGCCACCGCGATGATGCGGCAGAGGTCGTACCCGCGCCTCGACGAACGATCGGAGCACCACGCAGTGGATCTTGGAGTCATATTCCTGTCGGAGACGGTGGGCACCGCCCTCCTCGTCCTCCTCGGATGCGGAGTCGTGGCGAACGTCGCGCTCATCAAGTCGAAGGGCCTCGCCGGCGGCACCCTGATGGTCAACTTCGGCTGGGGCCTCGCGGTCTTCGCCGGCGTCACCGTCTCCTACGCGTCCGGCGCGCACCTCAACCCGGCCGTGACGCTGGGCCTCCTCGCCGCCGGCAAGATCGAGGACGTCGCGAGCGTCCCCGTCTACATCCTCGCCCAGATGGTCGGCGCGATCATCGGCGCCGTCTTCTGCTGGCTCGCCTACAAGCAGCACTTCGACGAGGAGCCCGACGCGGCCACCAAGCTCGGCGTGTTCTCGACCGGCCCGTCCATCCGCAACTACGCGTGGAACCTCGTCACCGAGATCATCGGCACCTTCGTGCTCGTCATCGTGATCCTCGGCTTCAGCCTCGCGAACAACCCCGACGCCGACGCCGCCACCCCGGCCGGCCTCTCGGCCCTCGGCGCGATCCCCGTCGCCCTCCTCGTGGTCGGCATCGGCGCGTCCCTCGGCGGGCCGACCGGCTACGCCATCAACCCGGCGCGCGACCTCGGCCCCCGCATCGCGCACGCGATCCTCCCCATCAAGGGCAAGGGCTCGAGCGACTGGTCCTACGCCTGGGTCCCCGTCGTGGGCCCGGCCGTCGGCGGCCTGCTCGCCGGCCTCGCGTCCTACGCGCTGCTCCCCATCCTCTAGAACCCCGAACCCCACAGGAGAGACCACATGAGCGAGAAGTACATCGTCGCCATCGACCAGGGCACCACCAGCACGCGTGCCATCGTCTTCGACCACAGCGGATCCATCGTGTCCACCGGCCAGCTCGAGCACGAGCAGATCTTCCCCCGCGCCGGCTGGGTCGAGCACGACCCGATGGAGATCTGGCGCAACACGCGCGAGGTCATCGGCCAGGCGCTGTCCAAGGCCGACATCACGCGCCACGACGTCGAGGCCGTGGGCATCACGAACCAGCGCGAGACCGCCGTCGTGTGGGACCGCACCACGGGCAAGCCCGTGTACAACGCCATCGTCTGGCAGGACACGCGCACCCAGAAGATCGTCGACCGCCTCGCGGCCGACGGCGGCGTCGAGCGCTTCAAGCCCACCGTCGGGCTGCCGCTCGCCACCTACTTCTCGGGCACCAAGATCGTGTGGATCCTCGAGAACGTCGAGGGCGCGCGCGAGAAGGCCGAGGCCGGCGAGCTGATGTTCGGCACGACCGACACCTGGGTCCTCTGGAACCTCACGGGCGGCACCGACGGCGGCGTCCACGTCACCGACGTGACGAACGCCTCGCGCACGCTCTTCATGGACCTCGAGACCCTCCAGTGGGACGACGAGATCCTGAAGGCGTTCGACGTGCCGCGCTCGATGCTCCCCGAGATCAAGAGCTCCTCCGAGGTCTACGGCCGGGTCGAGTCCTCGAGCCTCCTGCGCGAGGTGCCCATCGCGGGCATCCTGGGCGACCAGCAGGCCGCCACCTTCGGCCAGGCGGCGTTCGACCAGGGCGAGTCGAAGAACACGTACGGCACCGGCAACTTCCTGATCTTCAACACCGGCACCGACATCATCCACTCGCAGAACGGCCTCCTCACGACGCTCGGCTACAAGCTGGGCGACGCGGAGCCGCACTACGCGCTCGAGGGCTCCATCGCCGTCACGGGCTCGCTCGTGCAGTGGATGCGCGACAACCTCGGCCTCGTGTCGAGCGCCGCGGAGATCGAGACCCTCGCCGCCACGGTCGAGGACAACGGCGGCGTGTACTTCGTCCCCGCCTTCTCCGGCCTCTTCGCGCCGTACTGGCGCTCGGATGCGCGGGGCGCGCTCGTCGGCCTCACGCGCTACGTCAACAAGGGCCACATCGCCCGGGCGGCGCTGGAGGCCACGGCCTTCCAGACGCGCGAGGTGCTCGACGCCGTCAACGCCGACTCCGGCGTCGACCTCACCGAGCTCAAGGTCGACGGCGGCATGATCGCCAACAACCTGCTCATGCAGTTCCAGGCCGACATCCTCGGCGTCCCCGTCGTCCGCCCCGTCGTCGCGGAGACCACCGCGCTCGGCGCCGCGTACGCCGCCGGCCTCGCCGTCGGGTTCTGGAAGGACCTGGACGACCTGCGCAGCAACTGGCAGGAGGACAGCCGGTGGACGCCCGACATGGACGACGCCGAGCGCGAGCGCCAGCTGCGCCTCTGGAAGAAGGCCGTCACGAAGACCTTCGACTGGGTCGACGACGACGTGCAGTAGGCCGCACCCGCACGATCCGCACGCCCCGTCGCCGCTCGGCGCCGGGGCGTGCGGCGTCTCCGGCCCCTCGTCGACGCGGGCGGGAGGCCCTCGCCGCTCAGAGGAGCGTCGGCTGCCCGCCGTCCGGGGGGACGTCGTCCACCGGCGCGATCAGGTCCGGGCCGTCGTTCCGCACGCTGTTCACCCGCGTGGAGACGAGCCGCGGCACGAGGTGCGGCTCGGGCAGCGACGCGAGCTGGTGCCGCACGTCCTCCACCGCCGTCGTGCCGGCGTCGAGCCAGTCGTCCAGCCGGTCGCGCGGCACGATCACGGGCGTCCGGTCGTGGATGCGCCCGAGCGCGTCGCTCGCGGCCGACGTGATGATGGCGAGGCTCCGCAGCCACGCCTCGGGCTCCCCCTCGGCGACGGCGGGGTCGCGCCAGTGCTCGTACACGGCGGCGAACGCGAGGGGCCGCTCGTCCTCGGCGTGCAGGTAGACGGGACGCTTGCCGTCCGCCGTCGCCTGCCACTCGTAGTACCCGTCGGCCGGCACGATCGCGCGACGCGACAGCACGGCCTTCCGGAAGGTCGGCTTCTCGGTCACGGTCTCGACGCGCGCGTTGATCAGCGGCGGCCCCTGCGGCGACCGCGCCCACGGCGGGACGATCCCCCACCGAGCGACCGTGGCCACGCGTCGGGACGGACCGGCGGCGTCGTCGCGCGGACGCCGGTCGGCGACCATGCGGACCGTCGTCGTGGGCGCCACGTTCCACGACGCCGGCGGACCCTCGTCCTCCACGTCGTCGACCGCCCAGTCGCCGACGAGATCGCCCGTCGCGCGCGCCACCACGAATCTCCCGCACATGCGTCCATCATCCGCCGTGCGCGCGACATCGCCGCGCCCGGGAGGATCAGGCGCGGGTCGCGGCCGCCCACTCCTCGAGCTTCGCGGCGGCGCGGCCCGAGTCCACGGCGTCGGCGGCGACGAGGAGCTTCTCGCGCAGCCGACGCGCCATGGGCTGCTGGACGCGCGTGGGATCCCCCATCAGGTCGAACGCCTCGAGCCCGGCCGCCGCGTTGAGCAGGACGACGTCGCGCTGCGGCCCCGGCTCGCCCGCCAGCACCCGCCGGATGACGGCGGCGTTCTCCTCGATCCCCTCGCCGAGGAGGGCCTCCACCGGCGCGCGCGGGATGCCGAGCTCCAGGGGGTCGAGGTCGTGCTCGGTGACCGCGCCCCGGCTGACCTCCCAGATGTGGCTGTGGCCGGTGGTCGTGAGCTTGTCGATGCCGTCGTCGCCCCGGTACACGAGCGCCGTCGCCCCGCGGGTGCGGAACACGCCCACCATGAGCGGGACCCGGGACAGGTCGGCGACGCCCACGGCGGACGCCTCGGGCCGCGCCGGGTTGCAGAGCGGCCCCAGCACGTTGAAGAGCGTCGAGATGCCGAGCTCGCGCCGCGTGGCCGCCGCGTGGCGGAAGCCCGGGTGGAAGAGGGCCGCGTGGGCGTACGTGATGCCCGTCTCGCGCAGGACCTCGCCGACGCGCCCGGGCGTGATCGTCAGGTCGACGCCGAGGGCGGTCAGCACGTCGGAGGCGCCCGAGGCGGAGCTCGCCCCGCGGTTGCCGTGCTTGATGACGGGGACGCCCGCCGCGGCCGCGATCACCGACGCCGCCGAGGAGATGTTGAGCACCGCGCCGTAAGGGTCCCCTCCCGTGCCCACGATGTCGAGCGCGCGGGGATCGGCGTCGAGGGGCAGCGCCTCCTCGAGCACGGCGTCGCGGAACCCGACGATCTCGTCCACCGTCTCGCCGGCCGCCCGGAGCGCCACCAGGAGCCCGCCCAGCTGGGCGGGCGTGGCCTCGCCCCGCATGACCTGGCGCATGGCCCAGGTGGACTCCGCGACCGACAGGTGGCCCCCCTCGATCAGGGTGGTGATGAGCGCGGGCCAGGTCGGGGCGGAGGGCATGCGGATCAGCCTAACGAGAGGCTGGATCGGATCTCACGGGCGGCCCGGGTGGGCATCGGGTGTCGTCGGCCTAGGTCATAATGGAACCTGTGACGACCACCTCAATCTCCCCTGCATCCACCGCGCCGGTGGTGAACCGGCCGAACACGGTCGCCGTCGGCACCATCGTGTGGCTCGGCAGCGAGGTGATGTTCTTCGCGGGCCTCTTCGCGATCTACTTCACCCTCCGCTCCACGTCCGGCGCCCTCTGGGAGTTCGAGGCCGGCCGCCTCAACGTGCCCTTCTCGCTGGTGAACACGCTCATCCTCGTGTCGAGCTCGTTCACCTGCCAGTTCGGCGTCTTCGCGGCGGAGCGCCTGCAGGCGCGGGCCACGGGCTGGAAGCCCAGCCAGTGGGGCACGGTCGAGTGGTTCTTCCTCACCTACGCCCTCGGCGCCATCTTCGTCGTCGGGCAGATCTTCGAGTACGCCACCCTCGTCACCGAGGGCATCACGCTCAGCAGCAACGCC
It encodes the following:
- the dhaL gene encoding dihydroxyacetone kinase subunit DhaL — its product is MALGTDWAVAWTTEAARVIAASRGDLIALDREIGDGDHGENLDRGFSAVGAKLDALAADATPADALKAVATTLISTVGGASGPLLGTAYLKASAAVAGRVDLDGPALADLLEAAVGGIVLRGKAERGDKTMVDAWGPAAEAARQAADAGAEPADVLAAAADAAERGAEATEPLVARKGRASYLGERAIGHRDPGAQSSALILRAAASTARDAEGAAS
- a CDS encoding SOS response-associated peptidase, producing the protein MCGRFVVARATGDLVGDWAVDDVEDEGPPASWNVAPTTTVRMVADRRPRDDAAGPSRRVATVARWGIVPPWARSPQGPPLINARVETVTEKPTFRKAVLSRRAIVPADGYYEWQATADGKRPVYLHAEDERPLAFAAVYEHWRDPAVAEGEPEAWLRSLAIITSAASDALGRIHDRTPVIVPRDRLDDWLDAGTTAVEDVRHQLASLPEPHLVPRLVSTRVNSVRNDGPDLIAPVDDVPPDGGQPTLL
- a CDS encoding cytochrome c oxidase subunit 3 — encoded protein: MEPVTTTSISPASTAPVVNRPNTVAVGTIVWLGSEVMFFAGLFAIYFTLRSTSGALWEFEAGRLNVPFSLVNTLILVSSSFTCQFGVFAAERLQARATGWKPSQWGTVEWFFLTYALGAIFVVGQIFEYATLVTEGITLSSNAYGSAFYMTTGFHGLHVTGGLIAFLLVIGRIFAVRSMGHREATSAIVVSYYWHFVDVVWIGLFLVIYVLK
- the dhaK gene encoding dihydroxyacetone kinase subunit DhaK, with the translated sequence MKKLINDPRTVAEEAVAGFAAAHADLVTLSPDPQYVRRAEPTRPGRVALVSGGGSGHEPLHAGFVGHGMLDAAVPGPVFTSPTPDPVVAATLAVDAGAGVLHIVKNYTGDVLNFETAAELAEAEGVRVRTVVVDDDVAVTDSLYTAGRRGVAGTVLVERIAGAAAERGDDLDAVAGVAERVIAGVRSMGVAIRACTVPHAGEPSFALEDDEMEIGIGIHGEPGRVKLPLEPVDAIVDRLLDPVLEDLGAPAGSRVLLLVNGMGATPLSELYIAYARAAAVLEEAGLTVARSLVGDYVTALDMEGLSLTVLLLDDELTELWDSPVQTAALRWGR
- the dhaM gene encoding dihydroxyacetone kinase phosphoryl donor subunit DhaM, with the translated sequence MSVGLVLVSHSALIAHGLVDLARQMAPTVALVPAGGSGDGTLDDAGIGTSFDVVAEALADAEGGDGVVVLADLGSAYLTAETAVDLLDDDARARVVVVRAPLVEGAVAAAVAAETGGTLEEVAAAAASASTADAEEDADAGLAPDPRADGSEPAPAGGAGTVRGEAVLVNRDGLHARPAADFVTRASGYSSAITVNGQNAASLLGVMALGLTRGAHVVIEATGEDAEEAVTALVELIDSGFGEA
- a CDS encoding YchJ family protein; translated protein: MTRLSPDAPWSTPDDDAWCPCTSGDAYGACCGPIHRGDVAAPTAERLMRSRFSAYARGDAAHLARSWHPSTRPAELELDPGIRWFRLTIVRTARGGPADATGVVEFEAAYRHDGERGTQREASRFARHGGSWVYVDAE
- the trpD gene encoding anthranilate phosphoribosyltransferase; the protein is MPSAPTWPALITTLIEGGHLSVAESTWAMRQVMRGEATPAQLGGLLVALRAAGETVDEIVGFRDAVLEEALPLDADPRALDIVGTGGDPYGAVLNISSAASVIAAAAGVPVIKHGNRGASSASGASDVLTALGVDLTITPGRVGEVLRETGITYAHAALFHPGFRHAAATRRELGISTLFNVLGPLCNPARPEASAVGVADLSRVPLMVGVFRTRGATALVYRGDDGIDKLTTTGHSHIWEVSRGAVTEHDLDPLELGIPRAPVEALLGEGIEENAAVIRRVLAGEPGPQRDVVLLNAAAGLEAFDLMGDPTRVQQPMARRLREKLLVAADAVDSGRAAAKLEEWAAATRA
- a CDS encoding mycothiol transferase, with the translated sequence MTPAIDLLVDAYGRIGEIVHDAVDGLDADDLAYRPDDEANTVGWLVWHLARVQDAQVADVAGAPQSWTAGGWAERFALPFDASATGYGQSPEDVAALAGTGPELLLGYLDAVQAATLAYLAGLGEPELARVVDEDWTPPVTLAARLVSVLSDDLQHAGQASYLAGVVARRG
- a CDS encoding MIP/aquaporin family protein; amino-acid sequence: MMRQRSYPRLDERSEHHAVDLGVIFLSETVGTALLVLLGCGVVANVALIKSKGLAGGTLMVNFGWGLAVFAGVTVSYASGAHLNPAVTLGLLAAGKIEDVASVPVYILAQMVGAIIGAVFCWLAYKQHFDEEPDAATKLGVFSTGPSIRNYAWNLVTEIIGTFVLVIVILGFSLANNPDADAATPAGLSALGAIPVALLVVGIGASLGGPTGYAINPARDLGPRIAHAILPIKGKGSSDWSYAWVPVVGPAVGGLLAGLASYALLPIL
- the glpK gene encoding glycerol kinase GlpK yields the protein MSEKYIVAIDQGTTSTRAIVFDHSGSIVSTGQLEHEQIFPRAGWVEHDPMEIWRNTREVIGQALSKADITRHDVEAVGITNQRETAVVWDRTTGKPVYNAIVWQDTRTQKIVDRLAADGGVERFKPTVGLPLATYFSGTKIVWILENVEGAREKAEAGELMFGTTDTWVLWNLTGGTDGGVHVTDVTNASRTLFMDLETLQWDDEILKAFDVPRSMLPEIKSSSEVYGRVESSSLLREVPIAGILGDQQAATFGQAAFDQGESKNTYGTGNFLIFNTGTDIIHSQNGLLTTLGYKLGDAEPHYALEGSIAVTGSLVQWMRDNLGLVSSAAEIETLAATVEDNGGVYFVPAFSGLFAPYWRSDARGALVGLTRYVNKGHIARAALEATAFQTREVLDAVNADSGVDLTELKVDGGMIANNLLMQFQADILGVPVVRPVVAETTALGAAYAAGLAVGFWKDLDDLRSNWQEDSRWTPDMDDAERERQLRLWKKAVTKTFDWVDDDVQ